The region ACGTTGGAGTTATCTACATGTCAGCCTTGACATGTGATAAGTTTGGAGGTGGACATCTGGCTTGTGGTATAAATTTGTTGTAGTTTTTCACAAGTGATAACTATGACTTAAGGATGATCATTTGTTTTACAGGTGATTATTAAATCTGAAAAACTATTTGATGGGTCCGGATAATATATGGAGGATTCGATAACTGTTGAACCGGATATGGAAAACATGACCCATGTTTCTTAGTATATATCAGGCCTGAAATAGTGGACCTCTGGATTGAAGTGGGCTTAAGAAAGAATATGCTTAATAGTTCAAACTGCTTAAAGAATAATTTCATATGGTTGTTTGAGATTGGAGAGGTCAAAGTACCCATGAGCGATGTTTTTTATATCCGGTTGAAATACTCTATTAAAAATGGTTGAGCCGGATCTTATTCACCCTTATTTTGTTCTTGTTGAGTGGCTCTATGTACTCCCCTGAGTTTTTGCTGAAACGGTTTTAATGTCAGACGAGTGATGCGCATATTGTATATACGCTAGGACATGTTTTCTTACAAAACTTAACAAAAAAACTCTCGAagtaaaaagaataaaagaaaaatagaaactaaagctaaattaattcaaaataccTTTATTTCAATGTCAAAATTCAATCTTATTCTCCGGCAACAGCGTTAAAAACTTATATATAGACCGTAAGTAATAAAAAGACAGTTAAGTTTGGAATATTTGatacacaaaaaaaaaagatttcatATATCTTTTCAAGctttttttagtttgtttaacaattaaaagatttgattttataaattaaactaaacaatTCAAATATGCAATTAACGAAATAAATTGTAACAAATAAAAGCAAGCGGTTAAAGGTAAACAATCCATATGTCCCCAATTAATCATAAAAAGATAATCGGATATGATAAAAAGACTCGGGTTATTCTAAAGCATTAAATTAAGGTCTCTAAAGTTAAAGATTCATCAAAAGCATATAATAAATCAGTTATCAACAAAAGCAACTCACTCTACATAATCGCTAATGTCAATTAACtaactcatttatatttattcGGTAAACCCCAGAGAGTTATTGCACCCTAACTCATTCTTATTTTATTAGGttctaacaatttttttaatagatccAATACAAGCTTAACTCCCTAAAGTCACAACTAAGATATGAAATCAATGATAAGTCATGTATCTACCCTAGCATTAAGCATGATTAAACAATACAATTAGTTTAATACCCAATAACCCAACCTTAATAATTAATCAACAACATACTTCATGCCACCCCAATCAAGGGATTTAACCAACCGTAatcaaaacaaaagcaaacaacAAATAAGAATAATAATCCATAAAAAGATAATCAGTTAAAAAAGAGATAAATACCCAATATAGTTGACATCTTAATTAGAAGAAAACATTCAGAAAATGTAGCTTGCAAATGCATAATAATGGTAgatttagaaaataaaagtaGTCTAAGTATTTCTAAAGAGGTAGGTGATAACGTTGTTGGAGATGTGTGGCTCTTCAAAATGAAACCCCTATATACCCTTTTAGCTCAAAATAGGAATATGTCCTATGAGATTCAACTGTTTCCCTTAAGTCGTACCAATTCTTCAGGGGCACTTTCAAGAGTTTGTGCGTAAAAATCCAACATTACATGGTGTCTTGCGAGCACAAGAGATGTTTTGTGCTAGCAAGACAAAATTCGACCAAATTCATGGTCTTTTGCTTGCATTTGCAAGAGCTCTTGCGACCAAAAGAGGCATGTGCAACCACCAAATTCAAAAGTCCATAGCTCGCTATGGACATCTCGGAATTAATTGGTTCTCTATTTGATGGAAATCTCAAGATATCTGTTTTATTTATTGTGAATAACACAAATTCAAAAGAGGTCTCTGAATATCCCAAAATCTACAATCAATCTGAAATGGTAAAAAATACAAGTGCACGAATGTGCTTTAGGCATTGCTTTTCTTCGGTAACCTCCAGAATGCTTCAAATATGCTCCAAACTCCCCGTTACAAGGCGTTCGATCCTGAAATTACTCAAGCTTAATAATCAGAGTCCGAACTATTCTAAGGACATGGAGACAATGTGCAAACAGAGGTCAAAAAGAACGCCGGTGAGGTTCACCGGCTGTCCGTTCCGACGCTAAAGTCAGTTTAAGTGTAAGgaagaaaagagaagagaaagaagaaaattaattaagtGTGAAAAGAGTAGTATTTTAGGGTTTACACATAAGATGATTTATATAGTCACTTGTGCAAGTCTTCTCCTCTTCTCTCTCTGGTCCCCACATTTATGTTTGCCTTAAGTGGCCAATTCAGTTACAGTTCGAGCGGTGTGTCAGGTGCCTATTATGCGGGAAATATTCCCGGGTGTCAGAGGATATCTTGTGGTCTCCTCAAGATCTGATCTGTACAAATGCGGGCCAAATAGGGAATATTTGGTCAGTTTTCTAGTTCAATGTCATATCTTTGATATTTCGGATGAGTGGTCAGCGAATATGGTTTATAAGTTTTGAATTACTGATGAGCATGTGTTGTCCGAGCTACTCATTCGTCGATATTCAAGTATTGCTGGCGAGTCTTTAATGTTTTCAGGTTATGATCGTCCTAGCTAGGTCGCCTCCTTTATTGTTTCACTTAGTGATATTTTActctggcgaggttgcttcgcccctactatgCGTTACTACTACGTTATCAGTGAGCATTATGGCATTATAAATTACACTAAAAAGGGCATAAAATGGCTAGAAAATAATACCAAGATAGCAGTATTTCTATTTCTATCAGTAAACCAAAATTCCAGTTTAAACGTTTTCGTTTGGCCGGTTactattttagaaaataataaagaaataacataaattttcaatCTACTGAAAATCCAATAAGTACTTGTTCTTTTAATTCTAACCTAAACACCTAAATTCTAACGTCTATTatatggcttaatacatagtttgacccctgaacttgtacccttttacccatctaacctctaaacttaacgtctcacctatcgaacctctgaacttgttaaataatccgatttaacccctaaacttgataaatacgtaaatattgaacccctccgtgccacctgtcacttgaaacattctagaagaaattgtgtacggaggggttcaatgtttacgtttttatcaagttcaggggtcaaatcggattatttaacaagttcagaggttcgataggtgagacgttaagtttagaggttagatgggtaaaagggtataagttcaggggtcaaactatgtattcagcctcTATTATATATATTCAAACGACATCATATGGAGCTTTGGCTTCCGATATGGTTTGGTAAATGACCCTTGAAACGATaccaaaaccaaaaccaaacttttcacaaactctaaatcgaatcaaatcaaatcatattaacCATTTTAAATAATCCGCTTTCAATTTTGGtcttgtttggttcggtttagtGGTTTGGTTAAAGATTTTGTGAAATGGGCTTAGAATCAAATGTAAATCTAgaagatttaaaaattaaaacaaaaaatttcatcTTCAATCATCAACTCATTTTCTCTTTTGTGGCTGTGTATCTTAATCTGATAAATCAAGTAAGACAGAAACAACCATTTTAGCAATGGTAGCATTGATCCTTTGTCCTAAAATAGAAGTATACTTGTCTTCTTTTGATACGCAACTCATTAGGGGTCGGTCGCTGGATATAGTATAGTGACACTTCTGTTTTCCGAATCTTTAGTtgatactaaaattttaaaatattaaataaaataaagtctAAATGATTTTAGATATTCACAACTCTAACTAAATTAACACAAACGTTTCTCAAAATAATTTTGACAATCTGGTCTCTTCATtggaaaattatatttaaaacataaataaaaaaaattaagagtctAATTAATAAgaacaaaacataaattaatattttattttattttaatgattaattagttcatttttgaataatttttttattaatttttctgtaataacaaattattttcattttcataaaattagaaagagttttttaaaattatgtgatttgtttttcaattatGATATTTTATCATAAACATAACTTAATGGGctaaaatgtatatttttatctattacTAGATCTTTTATCGTTTTTGTTTACGATTTGATAAAATTGTCTGAACTCGCAAAATTAATATAGACTGAACgctcaaaattattttaaaaaaatatattaatttagtcAAAGTTATGGATATATCAATTCATTATAccgaaaataaaatacatttataaAATCTAAACAACAATGACTAAAATTTGATGaactttttgttaattttattaatcaatCAAATGAAGCTTCGGTGTGATACATTTATAGCTCAAAAAACCTTCACATGataggaaaaaaagaaaagctaCAACAagagtgaatttttttatttggatttcCTATGGAGGCGCAAGGCAGTGAGCATCACAAGCAAGAGAAAAGCTATGGAAGCAATAAGAGAGAGGACGAGAGCAGCTGCAACTTGATGGCAAAATCTACCGAACACGTGGCAAACTTTGTTCCATCTCACATGTGAATTCCCTTCGTAGCCCATTAATCCAATGGCTGTGGCTGCTCCGTTGCTACAAAATAATAATGCCACCATAAATAGGTCGAGAGTCAAGATTATTGGTACCGTATTTGTGTTTTTCCTTGCACTACAAGTTATTAGTATTGATACTGCTGCGTATGCACATGCTATGGCATTTGATACCACAGAGAACCTGCAAATAGAATTGAAGTTAGTAATTGTAGTTTCATTATAAACTACTAGTTTATAAAAGAATAAGTGATCATTTAATTAGATTAGTatgaatatgaaaataattgataaaaaaaaataaaagaaagcttTAGTTAGGAGCAAATCAACTAAAACTTAAGACGATCTCATTTAACTATGGGCGGAACTAGATAGAGGCAATGATGGGCGATTGATCGACCACCCCCTCATTTCTCGGCTATTGACTATATgttatactttaattttaaattttctaaatcatttttaatttcgtCCAAAAAGTATGGTTTTTTCTCTCTATTCCTTTTTACTTCTTTTGTTCCTTTCTAAATCTATTATGACATTTTCTTTAAAGATTTTGTCAAGGCGCGGGGGCAGGGAGTGGCCGCAGGGGTGGGGCTGCGACCACTGCGGCCACTCCCTGCCCCACCATTAGTATTCttcttttctaatattttttttgtctttccGTGATATTGACTAGCTATGCTCCCCTCCCTTGTATTTTGCCTCATTTCTCATATTAATTCTTATATTTCGCCTCATTTCTCTTGCCATTTAACAATCCATCTAAATCTACAAGCAATTGATAACACATTTGCGAATGACAAAAATACAAAGAACAAAACACATAAAAAGAAAAGCAAGAGGAAACAGAATAATTACACGAAAGCAGAGAGATAATGCCACTTAGCAACAACAGGAACGTTCAAAGGTGGCAAGCTGGGCGTAAGCTGAATAGGAACAGT is a window of Mercurialis annua linkage group LG2, ddMerAnnu1.2, whole genome shotgun sequence DNA encoding:
- the LOC126667854 gene encoding CASP-like protein 1E1; the protein is MDGQNKNSVGAVEVMESRGLKEQEGKISGLLGLRVLALVLSLTAAVVLGVDKQTETVPIQLTPSLPPLNVPVVAKWHYLSAFVFSVVSNAIACAYAAVSILITCSARKNTNTVPIILTLDLFMVALLFCSNGAATAIGLMGYEGNSHVRWNKVCHVFGRFCHQVAAALVLSLIASIAFLLLVMLTALRLHRKSK